From a single Nicotiana tomentosiformis chromosome 2, ASM39032v3, whole genome shotgun sequence genomic region:
- the LOC138905961 gene encoding uncharacterized mitochondrial protein AtMg00860-like, with translation MAFFGHVVSSKGIKVDLKKIEAVQSWPRPSSATEIRSFLVLAGYYRRLVEGFSSIATPLTRSTQKGAVFRWSYECEESFQKLKTDLTITPEGRVIAYASRQLKPHEKKYLVHDLELADIVHGLKIWRH, from the exons ATGGCATTTTTTGGTCACGTAGTGTCCagtaaggggatcaaggtagatctgaagaaaattgaggcagttcaaagctggcctagaccgtcttcagctactgagattcggagttttcttgtcttggccggatattatcgtcgTTTAGTGGAAGGTTTCTCATCGATTGCTACACCTTTGACTAGATCGACCCAGAAGGGTGCTGTATTTAGGTGGTCatatgagtgtgaggagagctttcagaagctcaagactgactTGACCATAACTCCG gaaggtagggtgattgcttatgcttcacgccaattgaagccccatgagaagaaatacctcgttcatgatttagagttggcagacATTGTTCATggattgaagatttggaggcattag